The sequence below is a genomic window from Ipomoea triloba cultivar NCNSP0323 chromosome 2, ASM357664v1.
TTCTTTTTAACGCAATGCAGAGCCATGCAATTAATAGTAAccaatgaataaattaaaaagaattttattattgcGGTGCCACGttaaatggtaaaaaaaattttatcgATATAAGTTTATCCATTTTTTACCCTCTATTGTTCTGTCATTCTCTAATTAGTCcccaaaaaataaagtaaactaccaattttattctttacttatcattttttaaaaagaaaatactcCTTATATATAGGGGTGTCAATGCAGGCCAATTCACCCCATTAGGCTCGTCCCACTGCGGATTTTTTTCGTGGGCCTTTGAAGCCCGCGAACTAGGATTATGCAACCCTAACTCACTTTATGCGGGCACGCAAGCCCcgcatgtaaaaaaaaaaaattatattattattctatattcaaataatttaaactaaataatactaaattttttcgtgtttaaaaattaaaaattttacattttttaaattttaatgttgtgtgtgtagtttttttttttttttaacctacaACCACTATCTCATGGTGTGCACAATCACCATAATAGAAATACATGTGTAACGGACTCGACTAAAAAAGAgtgataaaaaattaaacttatcgTAATAACCTTCAAACATTAAAATCATGCTCCACCATCCCAATCACCATTTTCGGAGCATAGTTTCAGTGTTGTTAAGAAACAATTGGAGAGTCGCACCAATTAGTTATTGACACATCACACACGCATCAAGTAAAACCATATTTATCTTAAGTGCAATAAGATTTGAGAGTGAAAATAGTTTGATGATCAATATCCACAAAATGAATGACACGTGAGgatattgttgattttttttttttgaagaccttttaataaataataatgatcatatatgtttatattttccattttttatatttaaaattctatAGTTTTCCAAGATTTAATGTGACAACTCCATGTACTCACCATGTCTCAATTATTAGCACACCAATGTTTAATGAAGAAAGTGAAGTGTGTCTAAATTATTCTCAGATCAGACAAACCTAAAATCAGCTCATGTAATTATTATacccaatttaattattttttgatggATATGCtctaaataaatagaaataaaaattaaaaaataataattcagaagaaatatatattattacccCCAGGGAACATCTCCAACCAGCATCCAGTCTCCATCCTTGTCCTCGTATATGGGAGCGTACTCCGAACTGTCTGCATCCTTCAACGCCTCATCTGTCCCCATTTTAATTccaaacaatttttattttacccctcaaacaatgtaaatatttttttaataataatacactttttatgcaattttagagtatataaatttaataaaataaaatatatagacTTAATTAGTTCCTAAAGTGAAAATTTTAGTCTCTTAATTTTCACACAAAGAGCGTTTTTTGCACTACATGACGGAAAAGGTGTAAATCACTTTCTAGACAATCGGTGAGATTAAATTAAAAACGCtacttttaacaaaattaaagttaaattgaTATGAGTTGGggctaaaaatattatatttttaaaaataaattttataaaatggACGTAtgtatggacagatactacagaGTGGgtaacacttaaaaaaaaaataaaaaatggacgTACCTATTCCATGGCAGTCAAAGAGGTTGTCAAGAGCGATGAGGAGATGAGAATAGGCTTTGTGAGTGGTGAGGTCAATCTTGCGTAGGAATGGCGCCCCATCCATGCTCACTTTCACGTACATTTTCTTTCCCTCATTCTTCCTCCGGTAAGAACACACCGGCGGCCACCCAACCACCtgctttttcttattattgttgttgttattgctaCTGCTCCGGTCATGATCATCGTCATCGCCCTCCGAGAAAACCCTTTTCTTGTCGCCTCCGCTCCCCGGCAGCCCCAATCTCAGCTCAGTAATCTCCAATCCTAACCCACTCTTCGCCGCCATATCAATCAACCAAAGCAAGCTAGCTAGAAAGGAATTATTAgctaaggtttttttttttttgaagttttcTGGGAATTTGATCGAACGAGGTGGTCtcaaagctagctagctaataataattaagctaAGGTTGTGTTTGATGATTTGATCCGAGCGAGAATTGGTATATGTAGAGAGGTTTAATTTATAAGACAATATTGATGGTGGATGGGAACAATATTGCCAGATCAAGGAAGTTCAGTGGTCGGTCACATGAGATACAATGTTGGGTGTGAGTGTGAGTGTGGGGGTCCTAAATTACTTACTGGCTATTGCCGGAAtgctacaataataatataatagtagTCGGGGCCGGGGCTGGGCCGGGGCAGACCAGATCGTACGGCTctagatttttcatttttccacaGATTTTCTGTTCACCGTCTGATGTTCTGTGCTGTGCTGCACAGGAACATCCCATGTGATCTGCTTCATTCGTTCAGGGATACGATTCTTCAtcacaaattttttgtatttcaGATATACACACaccaaatttttatttcttcaattaattatattaacaaaaCTCATTGATGGTTTCCCGATCTTCAGGCGATCGGtcggcgggccaacactaccggaaaattaCAAGAACGACAAGTGTGTTTCAATATGAACTCTCAAATTGCTTAGTCTATCTCCCTCGTTCCAAATCTATCCCTCCTCAGAGGGTCCGTGCAGTCATATATCTTAGGCACCTGGTCGGTTACACATTTAATCTCCTAATTAATGTTACAAGTAATGGCTCATAAAACACATTAAATACTCATAATGATGGACGTTCGAACATAAATATCCGTTAATTCTCTTAACCCTCGCCTTCATAGATCGTCTCCCCAGAAGTCCGTCGATGATCGACCGATAACCTTGTATACTCGGTCAGACAGCTTCTTCCGGTCGACCGACCTCCAAGGGAGGCAGGATGGTtcttgaatgttcaggacattgatgcttattggcttcATCTTCCTACCAACCGACCTTCGAGGGAGTTGGGATGGaccttgaatgttcaggacattgatgcttattggcttcATCTTCCTACCGACCGACCTTCGAGGGAGTCGGGATGAaccttgaatgttcaggacattgatgcttattggcttcATCCTCCTACAGACCGATTCATCCAACCAGTCACCTTTATATACTATCactcattattttaacaaatcaatttattacttaaattgatttaatattaaaaaataaaatgtatgtatattatattcatacttataattcaaattaggaattcttcttcttcttcttttcacaaagaaataataataatactatacggagtattatttgtGTAATACAAGTGTTATAACCTCGAATTTGGTCATGGATGAGACTTGtctcaaatacaaaataaaataaaataaagaaattttaaaaaatatgttccATCTTTTATAGAACATGCATGGCAAATCATCCtattaattacaaataactAATGTAACGTAGAGAgcttaaataaatcaaaattagctGAAGAGTCAGTAGCAAAATTAGTCTCTTAATTGGTACAATTAACATGTGAGGTTGAGCCTTATGAATTATTGATTAGATCACGACATCTATCAATCAAGTAGTAAAGCCTTCAAAAAACGGATTAATTGTGTGTGCGCATGTGTATATGACTATTTTAGGACCTGAACTTTTTATTAACTCAAGTTCAATTAATTCACAAGTGAAAAACTCAATCTGGATGAAATAAGATAGAAGGTACTATAAAATATACACACAATAtaacttataatataatataatgaagagctaattccatttttggtactagatttataggtgacaattcacttttagtcatttcttttcaaaacatcctCTTTTGGccctattattattgtgacatgatcattttttgttctctatcaacaaaatagcttaaatatcgttaaatacaaatacatttcggtcttcaattatgaattttttcaaaaagataaacataaaaaatataacgagTCAACGgactttgtattaaaaagatcaaaatgacattgtatttaacggtattttaacgattttattgatggaggaccaaaaatggtcatgccacaataatactacgGCCAAAATAGGatgttttgattaaaaaaatgagtaaaaGTGAACGattacctataaatctaggaccaaaaatggaattaactctataatgaATATAGAATTGAACTCATCATGTATACTATAAATACATTGTATGtaacatgttttcaaaaaaaaaaaacattgtatgtaacattaataattattctaatAAATTCATAAACTACATAAATAATAGTTCCAAATTAATAGATCAGAGTTAATTGGAGTAAAAATTGAGATAAAGTCTTATACCTTTAAGACTTGCTAAGACTATTCTTCTCTCAAATTTCACccatgtgaccagttgagctgtccATGCGGACTACTAAAACTATTCTTAAATATAGCTTATTTGTcaacattatataaattgaagATGAATGATAAAAGGAAAAATCTTGGCATGGTCCCGTTTGATAAATGGTTGTTAATTGATTGGCTTAgagggtataactagttgataacatacattagttgattgtataAAGGtatttaaggtgtgtttggcaacccgtaaaatgacttccataaaatgttttccgagttttctgtgtttggcaacgttcggaaaatgtggtcaacggataCATTTAGTTAATTAAAAACCTAAACATATATTCAAAATCTTAATTAAGTATCTCTAAAGAGTGTTCGAGTGAGTGTAGCATAATTTTCGTACTAGAAGGTCATGActtacaaatttgatttttgtcaacacCTTTAAATATGAACTGGTACCATAGGCACTTTGACGGCGAAAGAGGCGAAAGCCCGTCGTCACACAAGGTCTTCCTAGTCATTTACCTCTCTTGAAATCTCAGTGCACACTTTTTGATAATGACTCCAAATTTTCATAGTCATTCCAAAAAACTtgttaaattaaacataacaataataacaataacaataacaataataataataataataataataataataataataataatatataggatTAAAACCCAATTATATATGAATGCATGGCCTCTTGTTGAGAGAACAAATTTGGGACCAAACTAATTAAACAACAttgtacaataaaaaaaaatggtaatgaATCAAACCCATATCTCATCTCATGCCTAAGTCATACAGCCGAAAAGAATACATGTAACTAAAGAACGAAGAAGAATCTCATGCAAGGCAGTTGGGAAactaaatgtattaaaaatgaataaactttttttattcattaacataatcaatatatatataattatattcaaatgaAAACTAGACTTTCTATGAGAACGAACTAACCTCATCTATTCATTTAAGATGATCaaagattaaaaattaaatataaaaactaataatacACTCAAGATCTATAATACATATTACAATACATTCAACTAACTATTCAAGTGTGTGTTATTAGTTATCTGCAAATGCACTATCAAATGTTTCTCAATGCACTATAATAATTGCGGAAATGCTAccacatttttttcttatttttcaaccATTGATCATTCATAAATAGATTAAATTAGTTCTCATTGAATCTGatcatatatattgaaaattgtacacaaaacatataattatactTACTGATTCTCCCTACATGTGCTCGATTCTTAAAGATTATTATTGCATGTATCGTATCGATCAGTTCATATATAAGACTCATGAACTATTGTTCAATATTCAGTCCATATAATTGACTACGTTATAGTTTATGTATTGGAATTTAGGGgacaataaatcaataattaaaattgatgtATGTATAACTAGTCCtgacatatatttatatgttgtgTATTCTCAATCCCAATAATAATGTTGTTTGTGAAATAGAATCCGATCTAAtcataagtaataaaatttagaTTCTTATACGTTATTGCAAAAAAGAGGGAGTTTACTCTGTGCACAGTTAGTGACGGTGAGTTTTCGTTAGCTTGTTTCACAAAAATATTGagattctgatttttttttttcaacattatTTGATATGTGCCGCATTATATTCAGTGGTgaaactattttaattttaaatctcattgAAAATTTAACTAGCTAGCAGTTTATACgcattatgtatttatgttttctttttctgtttgcatgtaataatattagaattactaaaataaattcaatggaGTATAAATGTCAAATGGTAGTGATGCTATAGCCCAATTTGCTTAATAAGCCTAGTGATGATTAAATTCCAAAAGACATGGTGAATCAACCATAACCTGGTCAAAGTCATTGGAATTGAAAGATACTCCGTAATTAAGATATCAATTGCACAATGGTAAAGTCGGTAATAAATAGTgattttacaattataaaaaGACAATTAATCAACCTTAACATGACGTTTGGTTGATGGGTATTACAATTtaattcccacttaattctcaTCAAATTTCGAAGGCAattaaattccttcgtttggttagagcgaattgcaattccacggaattgcaattcccttacagggcgtttggttggagggaattacaatttcattcccacttaattctcaCCTAATTCCGAATGTAACAAAATtcatttgtttggttggaaggaattgcagttggagggaattacaattccctcattttcatggaattagaaccCCATAACTCCTTTGGGATTTTAATTctatggattttaggaagaaaaaaatatagtctagagacaaaattacccttctatttttttaacctaaaattgaccATAGTCAAAGACAGGatccatcatcatcttcatcctcaatCCATACCAAAAGCTCCATATGACACTACcctaaaaaattcataaaatattcTAAATCCAAGAGCTCTCTAGCTATACAAAATGTACATATACAAAATTCCTTGAAACATAGTGAATTTGTATTGGCATCATCGAATAAGGTTCGTGATTTTTACTACCTTACGATTTTGTTTGGCGGAGGCTAGTGAAGGACTAAATCCAGCACACTAGGTGGCTAAGGGATTGTTAGATGGAGGtttgaagggtcaagtccaacaccctTTCTCTCGAAAATGTtacggtataaggaaataaagtcgTGCATTCGCTATGAGATAACTTTTCGTGTAGTGGTAGGCGTTTGATTCTAACTAGTGGATCATAGCCAAGTCACGGGTCTGAATCCCACCAAGAGTAAAAATTGTGCACTTAAGGCTAGCAAGTGTTGGGGGATGGTTGGGCGGAGAACGGAAgagccaagtccagcaccttgcctcttgaaaatgttgcggtataagaaaataaagttggaaTTTCGCTACTAGTTATAtcttttggcatagtggtaaACGCTTAattctaacaagtggtatcaaaaCCTGGTCACGAGTTCGATCAAGTCCTAGCAGGGGGTATGTCGTTAGTTTAAGTTAAGctcatgggtttgagcctcagtgggggtaatgttgactttgttgggcttcagtaggttgagaaagtatatggacagatactacatgtaatagggtcaatagtattcaaaaaataataataatgttaagctcaaagacaacggtttttaattcttccataaaattttgaattttttttattaaatt
It includes:
- the LOC116009350 gene encoding auxin-induced protein AUX22-like is translated as MAAKSGLGLEITELRLGLPGSGGDKKRVFSEGDDDDHDRSSSNNNNNNKKKQVVGWPPVCSYRRKNEGKKMYVKVSMDGAPFLRKIDLTTHKAYSHLLIALDNLFDCHGIDEALKDADSSEYAPIYEDKDGDWMLVGDVPWGMFVESCKRLRIMKRSEAKGIGLHAKNFLKEMSKEG